Genomic segment of Salminus brasiliensis chromosome 16, fSalBra1.hap2, whole genome shotgun sequence:
CTACAGCTGATCAGGCCTCTTTCAGCACTACCAATATCTtgaatatgcttagaaaagtatcacaataacaatatttatcactacataataaaatatcgtcatattgcccacccctagatTTGTCTCTGAAAATAGTGCATATACCCAATACCGCATAGGCCCGTCCTGACAAGTACGCTAATCGACTTATCGTGTAATGTATGGACAGGCCTTTAATAACTTTTGGTGACCTTGATATTGCCCATTGTGTTGACTGAGCGAGGGGAGATCATTAATGTCAACTAGTCAATTTGTAGAATGTCAGAAAACTGCAgctttaatcattttaaatatttttatatttttataattccAGTCTCAGAATATTCTTAAtaattaaactgtttaaaagggGGTAGTTGCATTATTACGTTATACACTTTCATATCAGTGGCATTAAAATGCCAGGTTTTCAAAATGACTTAGAAACaatgttatatttattataaaatatatcttAATTTTATAAAGTTTTCACGACAGGACGAATACTACAATATAATATGGTTGTAcatagggctgcatgatattgtggaggaagaaaataaCCCTGACACtgcaatattttatatttatattatttaaaaaaaaaaaaaaaatcagatttcaCCAAAAATCTACGATTCATCATGTCGTAATATTAAAAATGCACTCAGTCCTAATCCTGAAATAATGTCACATCCTAGATTCTCTTATGCAGATACTGATGCCGTATTTTAGCACAGCACTGGTGCAAGACTAGGGCTACAACAGTgaataaacccccccccccaaaaaaaaaacaaacaacaacaacaaaaaaaacacccacaaGATATTTGCAAACAATGAGAACGTTTAATACATCTGTGACCTTATGTAACAAATGATTTATACAAAATATTGATGGGCTGAGCAAGGAGATGAGAATACGGAAAATCTGTTAAAATAGGGAGCATCCTCATTGTGATTACTGTTCTCCTATTAGACTACATCATTGGGTTTGCTTGCTGCCTAGTAAATCTGACAAAATCAAGGAGACCGTGCCACAATTACTGATAATGTCCAGTATGTGCTCatcttcaccccccccccccctccccccaaccccaaccctaaccctaatctgcATACAGTCACTAAATGACTAGGCCAAGTGAAGGGCTTAGATTCTGGATAAGTGACGTTAGGAATGGGGGTGGTTACAGGCATAGGGGATAGGATTTCAACCCTAAAAAGGATTTACACATCCATACAGTCGCAGTCCAGTCCAGCTGAGAACCCCTCCGCCACGGTCAGCATCCGTAGGCTTTCCTATGAGCCTGTTCAGTCGGTAAGAGCCGGAAGCTCATGTGTAAAAGTCCCAAATCGTTAAAATACCACAAGGCATAAGATAAAAGGTCCAGACTGTGGTGAACTGTGCCATCACACCATCCCCCCCGTCCACAAACGCACGGTTCAGGCACACAAACATGGTTCGCATGAGGTTTGGGGTGGGCGTTTTGTTTCAGGGCGGTAAAGCAAGTAAGTGGTGTACGTTCTCCAGAGCGAGGGCGAGGGCAAGGCGGACTTGGCCCGGAACACGCCTCCCTCATTTATACGGACGCAGCAGAACTGGAGAGACCTGGTCCTTCTGTGAGGGAGACGTCCTTGCACACCGTCAAGTCTGCTGGGATAGGAGGAGCAGGAGGCTCAAGCTGGCTTGGAACGCATCACCACCATACTGATATACAACATCAAGAAGGCCCAAAAAAAGGGGGATGGGTGTAAACTAAGGAACGGAAGTGCTAGTGTGGAGAAAAGGGAAAGGGCTCAAGGCCGAAGTCGTTCCTGCTTGTCGCATACATTGcttaaaaacaacacaataaGGGGTGGCTTAAAGCCCAGTCCTGGACTAGGTCTTCCTTTCAATGGAGACTCTCCATTCAAAgtgctgtgtagtccaggactagccTTAATCCCTCTCCAGGAAACCAACCCGAAATGCCATAAACTCTCAAAACAgcacagcagtagcagcagggGCCAGTAAAACTAAAAGGAGGGTAAAGAgaatagggctgcacaatagGTCAAACATATCGTGTGCTAATCTTTATCATCTGCAACACTGTGGCTCAGCAGACGatgtgaccaatcacagcttACAAATTCAATATTGCAAAAGTAGCAAAAATCCAAATCCGCAATATCCATTTATccatatttctttatatatttatattttacgcCCATACCGTGCAGCCCTAACAAAGAAAAACAGGGGGCAGGGTTTCTAAAAGCTTATCAGTATGCGTTTTTGTTCTGATGGAGAGCTGAGGCAGGGCGGAAAAAGGGGTCCGTCAAGTCGGCACGGTCGCTGTGATGCATTAATGAGGTGTAGAAAGGAGCAAAACCCAGTCAGCTTCATCCAGTCAggagatggagtcactgtgttCTAATGTCAGGGATACATTACATGTAGATACCATTTCTCTTCCCCCTTCGCGTCGTAATCTGCTCGTCACCGATTCACTCTTCCTGCCTTCACCCTCCTCCCCATCCATTCTCTGAGCGGTAGAGGGAGAGATCCTTGACGTGTGAAAAATTCCCCGGTTTGTCAGTCCCGACTACCTAGTAGTCATCTAAATCAAACAACTCGTCATCCTCCCCCATGTACTCCATGCCCTGGAAATCCACCCGGTACCGCAGGATTCCTACAGCAGGagcagagaagaaggagaattGATGAACAGTTGGTTAAAAGGTTTGTAGAATTAGCAATTATATGGACGTTTAGGAAGGGTGGAGGTATGAGCTCCATTTACATCACCGATTGGACACCCATTTTAAATGACTCCGCATGATTTCATATTACATTCACCGTTAGTAATGGACACTGATGGAATtgggcctccacctttaactcatctgtgcagtgaacacacactgcagtgccCTGGGAGCACAGAGaggccccaacagtggcatcttGCCAACAGTGTTAACAGTGTCGAGCATATGATGAAAATCATATAATGAGACATCACACTGGGATCGACCTGCAACCCAGTCTAACTCCCCCGCCCGCCCCCTGCATTTCAGGATATGAAGGATGGCTTCCTTACCTCCAATACCGCCAAAGCCTTTCACGAACTGTGACCCCTCCTGGCTCTTGTCCGTCACAATCTCCAGCGTGGCCCCGAATTTCTTGTAGTTGTTGGCAAACCACTCGAGCAGAGGCATGCTCTCTAAGAGTTCATGCTCCTGCCCTGTCTGAAATGCAcgcaaacacagagagagaggctgagtcTGTGGATACGCCGCAGTATCAAAACACCATCAGGCTGCACGACTTTAGATCTGCACCCTGCACTCACTTCTGGAAACCCTTTGcacacagtcacactgcacccgcaaagactttcccccccacccccacccaaataatgtaaaaattcaGATTATAAATATCTGTTCATTTAACTGCTTTTatcagtgcaatattgtaaatagagagtatgtataatgtgtgtgagtatatatgtatagtaaaGGTTAATGTGCAAATTGTggatcacgatacgataaaatatcaccACATCGCCCAGCTCGAGCGCTATATCATCTGAACCCGTTACACGCTCACCTCCTTGTCTGTGAAGTGAGATTTATCCTTCTCCTGCTCTGGTGTCAGATACAGCGTCTTCTCATCTAATACGGGACAAGACAACAGTGCATCAGTCAAAACGCGACAGCCTTCGCAATCATATCTGAGAGGGCAATAAAATAtcatacatgtccaaaagtttgtggaaaCCCCTTCTAAATcaatgcattgagctactttaagctgtacCCATTACTGACCGAtgtgaaaatacacacacagcttatctagtccctgtagcgaagaagtactgccattagaataggactctctggagcagacaaacatcatgaacccattggctccatgttgcctaatgccaagcatgggctagaggggtgtataagCCCCTAATGCCCTCCAGCATAGAGGcagggagttggagatgagctCACTgcatgcaattaaatcctcacagcaatgctctttcaaaatctagcagaaaatATTCTCCCTTAGACAGTAACTTCAACAAAACACACAGGATAAACTTGTACTATTGCTGATTTCGtaaaaacaaaagcaataaatgtcccaatacttttgtccatgtatcaGATTGCTGTTACGGGTTCGTGTCATTTCCTCATCACACAGTGAAAGGACTATGAAAGTACCGTTTTCCAGCATGCTGCCCTCGGTTCCATGGCAGCGTAAGACGTAGCGCATAGTGTCCAGGTTCTCATAAACAATAAGGATCTCCACGGCTCCCATCTCCAGCGCTTTGAGCGTGTCTTCCACTCCAAAACAGTACTTCCCCGTGTCCTGACTGATCTCGTCAAAGTAGCGTCCTGAAAAGAGAGAGACGTCTTCAGTGTAAGAATCACACACAGCAAACCCATTCAGGATCTACCGTTCGATTCAGGACTCACCTATTAGCTTCTTCTCTTGGATGAATTTGACGTTAGACAGCACTTCTGCAGACAGTTCGATGGCCTGATTAAACCCGTTCTCCCCTCCATAAGAAATGTCAACGAGTTTCAGCACCTTGGCTTGTAACCTCTGTATGGGAGCAGAAACGACAACATTTCAAAAGGAGAACCAGATTCACGCTGACTGTAAGAACATGACACTAATGCAGCAGGAAAAACAGCACTGCCAtgttttaaaaaggaaaaactaagtCGATGACATAAGACATGTAGGACACTCCCCGGACGCCTCCAGACATCCCTTCTAAGTACCAAATTAAAGAAGGTCCATCAACTGCTGAAACAGGCTTCCAGCTGCGCGCACTGCTTGTATTAACTCAATAGAAATGCAATCCCTCCAGAGCGGCCACAGAGCCACAAGCCTacttggctagaggggtataaagcctcccggcattgagctgtggagcagtgtactCTACAGTGACTGAGCTTTGTCTAATACTTTAAGTGAGAAAGCATGCCAGAACTAACCATCTTTTAATGATTTGGTGGCGGAATACTATCAAATCCACATAACAATGCACCAACATCTTCTGTAAAgcccttcccagaagagtatgGGCTGTTACTCCTGCAGCTACCTGGGGCACACTTCCTAATGACACCTTTGAtttgacaaaagtactggagagAGCatcagccatcattccagagaacacagttctctcactgctccacagctcaatgctggggggctttatacccctctactgggctctggcattaggcagcgtgGTGTCCATATGTTCaatatgttgatctgctccagagagtcctattctattggcagtgcttctctacagggactagacaagctgtgtgtgcatgagtgtgtgcatttacagaCCTGCGTCTGCAAgtagtgcaacttaaagtagctgaatgcattcattagaaggggtgtccacaaacatttggccattaCACGCAAAACGTCTGCAGATTCAATACACTGGTTGACATTTACAGTTTCTCTATAACTGACCTAAATTGGTCTATGATCTACAGGCTTCAGGGTTCTTGGAGTACCGTTATCTATAATATATACGTTAACAATCAATACTGTCCTGTAATATTGCCCAAACACCTCGGAGTGCAACATACCGGGTCAAACATGTCCGATTGGCTAAGCTCGGTCTTGAAGTCAGCTGATCCCGCAAGAACCATCCCAGCCACGTTGACCTTGTCGTTGGATACAAACAGCTGCACTGCCGTCTCTGCCACCTTTCTCACATAGTTGTGCCTCTTCTCCATTCTCAAACGGGCAAAACGCAGAGCGGACTGACCTCCTCGGCCTTAAACAGAGAGGCACAGGGCAGTAGAGTGAGCCACGGTCTCAAATGGACACAGACATGTAAACAACATTTTCTAGACACTGTGCAGATCCAAAGAGCAGAGAAGGTTGGAACCGAACCCTTCAGGAAGGCGGATCTCCATCAGGACAGCTGGGGACCACTGGCTTAATAAATGCCAGCAGTAACCCACAGCCAAGACAGTTACGGCTTATCCAGAGCGGCTTACAAGGTTACTAATGTTACAGAgccgggccaatgtagtgttcggagtcttgcccaaggactcttcattggtgtagcgcagcaaagCCAACCAGACCAGGGATCAAACccttggtgtggttggtgtggcgcaatagataacaccactacctgccactgggctaccacaccacgtgggagactggggttcgattcccagtctgggtgactgcgCTGCCCTACACCAATAGCCAGGAgtctgggcaag
This window contains:
- the etf1b gene encoding eukaryotic peptide chain release factor subunit 1b; translated protein: MADDPSAADRNVEIWKIKKLIKSLEAARGNGTSMISLIIPPKDQISRVAKMLADEFGTASNIKSRVNRLSVLGAITSVQQRLKLYNKVPPNGLVVYCGTIVTEEGKEKKVNIDFEPFKPINTSLYLCDNKFHTEALTALLSDDSKFGFIVIDGSGALFGTLQGNTREVLHKFTVDLPKKHGRGGQSALRFARLRMEKRHNYVRKVAETAVQLFVSNDKVNVAGMVLAGSADFKTELSQSDMFDPRLQAKVLKLVDISYGGENGFNQAIELSAEVLSNVKFIQEKKLIGRYFDEISQDTGKYCFGVEDTLKALEMGAVEILIVYENLDTMRYVLRCHGTEGSMLENDEKTLYLTPEQEKDKSHFTDKETGQEHELLESMPLLEWFANNYKKFGATLEIVTDKSQEGSQFVKGFGGIGGILRYRVDFQGMEYMGEDDELFDLDDY